GCCATGAAAAGGGCTTATGATTCCTTGAAAGTCTGAAGCAGGCGGCAGGGGCTCCTTACCCTTGAGCCGTTTTGCATGGAGGTATGTTGCGATGGCCAAACCCATAACACAGATAACCTGGAAAGAGCTGGAACCCGGCTGCGTTATAGTGGAGCCCGGCAATGCCAGGGAATACAGGACCGGGGACTGGCGCACCGTGGGCCACCCCAAGGTGGACACCGAACGCTGCATAAAGTGCGCTCAGTGCTACATCTTCTGCCCGGATGCGGCCATAGAGAGGAATGAGCAGGGCTATTTCTTGCCCAACCTTTATTATTGCAAGGGCTGTGGCATCTGTGCTCATGAATGTCCGGTCAAATGTATAGAAATGGTGCCTGAGGGGGAGTGAGGGAAATGGGCAAGAGAGTCGGAATGGAAGTTTCCATAGCAGTTGCAGAGGCGGCCTGCCAGGCCGACGTGGACGTGGTGGCGGCCTATCCCATCACGCCTCAGACCCACATAGTGGAGCACCTTTCAGAACTGGTGGCCGACGGCCATCTGGATGCAGAGTTCGTCCCGGTGGAGTCAGAGCACTCGGCCTTGAGCGTGTGCATAGGTTCCTCGGCCGCAGGAGCCAGGACCTTCACTTCAACCAGCTCACAGGGCCTGGCTTTGATGAACGAGGTGGTCTATATCGCTTCCTCCTTGAGGCTTCCCATCGTGATGGTGGTCTCCAACCGCTCCCTCAGCGCACCTTTGAGCATCTGGAATGATCATTCGGATGTCATGAGCGTGAGGGATACGGGCTGGATCCAGGTTTTTGCGGAAAACGGCCAGGAGGCGTACGACCATGTTTTTTGGGCCTTCCGAGTGGGGGAAGACAGAAGGGTCCTGATGCCGGTCATGATTCATATGGACGGCTTCATCTTGAGCCACATGGTAGAGCCTCTGGAGATGGTGGATAAGGACCTGGTAAAGAAATACATCCCCCCCTTCGAACCTATCCACAGACTGCACCCTGACAAGGCAGTGACCATGGGGGCCTTTGCACTGCCTGAGCTTTACACCGAGGCCAAGAAGGCCCAGGACGAGGCTCTCAAGGCCTCCTGGCCGGTCATCCTGGAGGGATGGAAGCAATGGGGCGAACTCACAGGGAGAAACTACAAACCTGTGGAGACCTATCGCACCGAGGATGCACAAGCCGTGCTTATAACCATGGGCTCCATGGGAGAGACCGCATGCGAGGCCGTGGACAGGATGCGAGCTCAGGGCAAGGCCGTGGGCGCGGTAAAAATAAGACTCTGGAGACCTTTTCCCTTCTCTCAGGTGAGAGAGGCAGTGGGCAAGGCCAAGCTGGCCGTTGTTTTTGACAGATGCGTCTCTTATGGTGGCCCAGGGGGGCCTGTGGCCTCTGAGATCAGGGCTGCCTTCTATGGGGAGATGGTTAGACCCAGGGTGGCTAATTTCATCGGAGGCTTAGCAGGCAGGGATGTCTCCCCTCAAGACTTTCAGAACATGCTGGAGAAGGCCTTATCCACAGAGGAAGACCGGCAGGAGGCCTACCAGATTTACGGTGTCAGGGAATAGTCCCTGAGTTGAGGCCCGAGAGCTCAAGAAGGAGAACGCCATGACCGAGATCAAGGCTTACGGACCCAAGAACCTGCCCCTGGAAGAACTCTTTGCCCCCGGGCATAGAGCTTGCCAGGGCTGTGCAGAAGTCTTGGCTTTGAGGTTGGCCCTCAAGGCCCTGGGGAAGGATACGGTGGTGGCCAATGCCACCGGCTGCATGGAAATAGTTTCAACCCCACTTCCCACCACATCATGGGTGGTGCCTTACATTCACGTGGGTTTCGAGAATGCTGCGGCAGTATGCTCAGGGGTGGAGGCCGGGCTAAAGGCTCTCATGCGAAAGGCCAGGCTTCCCAAGAAGCAGATCCACTGCGTGGCCATAGCCGGAGACGGCGGAACAGCGGATATTGGCATGCAGGCTCTCTCGGGTGCTTTGGAGAGAGGGCATGACATGGTTTACATCTGTCTAGACAACGAAGCTTACATGAACACAGGCATTCAGCGCTCCTCTTCCACCCCGTATGGGGCTATGACCACCACATCCCCCCCCGGCCGTTTGTCCTTCGGCCAATCCACACAGAAAAAAAATGTGGCCGAGATTGCCGCAGCACACGGCATTCCCTATGTGGCCACAGCCTGCCCAAGTTACCCCTGGGACCTCATGAAAAAGGTCCAGAAGGCGGCCCTAGTAGAAGGGCCGGCATATGTCCACATCCTTTCTGTTTGCCCCACGGGGTGGAGGAGCCAGCCTGAGGAGTCCATAGAACTGGGAAAACTGGCTGTGGCCAGCCGGGTCTTCCCCCTTTACGAGGTGGAAAACGGCAGGTACAGATTCACTCCAAAGCCTCCCAAGCAGGTGCCTGTCATAGATTATCTCAAGAAGCAGGGACGTTTCAGGCACCTCACGGACAAAATGATAGAAGAAATCCAGAAAAACGTGGATGAGCAGTTTTGCCGCCTGGAAGCCAAGGTTCGAATCTCCCTCGAGGCCTCACAGGAGCCTCAGGAGTAAATATAGCCGGAAGGGGGACGGCCGCCCCCTTCCTCACTCCATTTACTCACTCCCCATTGTTCCAGTCCAATTCTTCTGGTTTGCATCCGGGCAAGCAATGCCCTTTCTCAAAAGACTCCCATGAGCCACAGCCTTATCCTGTGCTTGGGGCTTGACCTGCTGCCCGCTCAGGAGCACCTTATGGACAGGGGCAAAGACTTGGCCCTTCATCACTGCAAGAGCCGGGAGGTATGCCATGCACTTCATAACATTCTCCAGAAGATACGGGGCAGGCGGAGGAGAGGTGGCCCGATGGGTTGCCCAAAAGATGGGCTACAAATTCTATGACACAGACGCCATAGAGTACAAGGCCGGCGAGCTGGGCTTCAGGGAGGCCATCAGGGAAATGGAGGAGAGGCCTCCATCCTTCTTCCAGAGGATCTTCTCCTCCAAGCCAACAGTGGATCTGGACAGGCTCAACTCAGTGATATATGAGCTGGCCAAGCAGGGTGATGCCGTATTCCTAGGTTGGGGAAGCCACATGCTACTTAGAGCCTTTGACTGCGCTTTTCACGTCAGGGTGATCGCCTCCAAGGAAAAAAGGATACAAAACCTGGTTGGCAGAGGGGTAAATCCTGAGGATGCCCCCAAGCTCATAGAAAGAGCAGACCATGACCGGGAAGCCTTCATCAAGTTTGCCTTTGGTGCCAACTGGGAGGATCCTGACCTTTATGATCTGGTGATAAACATGAACAAGATGAGTGTGGAGCTTGCCGTGGAGACCGTGGTGAGGGCCGCCAAGTCCGACGAGATAAAAGCCTGCTCAGTGGATGCCATGCGCCACATAGAGATGATGGCCCTCAAGAGCAGGATAGAAGCTGCCATAATGGAGGCTGGTCTGGCCTATGGCCACACCCTTTCCATTTCCGTGGAGATTTCCGAGCCAGGGGTGGCTGAGCTCATGGGCTTTGTGGAAGATAAGGCAGGCTTGGAAAAGGCCCAAAAGGTTGTGGAGGGGGTTCCAGGGGTGAAAAAGGTGTTAAACCGGCTCAAATTGGTACCTACCACAAGGTACGCTTGAGCTTCTCGATCCAGTGGGGTGGGGGCAGAAATCCTTCTGTTGCACAAAACCCACCCCCGCAGGCCACTTACTGGAACCTGTCTTTTTCTCCAATTGCCAACTCCTTGGCAAGAGTCAATGCGTCCATCTTGTTGCCCCCTTGGGGCTTGAGCTTCCCCACAAGCAAGACTCCCTCGCCGGCAGCCACCCAAACTCCTTTATCATCCAGCCTCAAGATCTCCCCCGCCTGCCCTTGCCTGAATCCAGATGTCTCGTACATTGGCCTGGCAGAGTACAACTTCACCTTGGTGCCTTTGAGCAGACTCCAAGCCCCTGGCTGGGGATCGCAGCCCCGCACCAGGTCGTAGATGGAGCGCAAGGGACTGTTCCAGTTCACCCTGGCATGCTCTTCCTCACATGGTGGCTCATAAGTTGCCTGGGATTCGTCTTGGGGGACTCGTGGGGCCCTTCCCTCCTTTACCAGATCCAGGGCCTCCATCAAGGCATCCACTCCCAGAGGGAAGAGCTTGTTGAAATAAAGTGAGCCGGTTGTATCATCCTCGGAGATCTCCACTTCCTTCTGCAGAAGTATTGGCCCTGTATCTATTCCCTCGTCCACCCAAAAAATACTAAGCCCTGTCTTTTTCTCCCCCTGGATCACGGCCCAGTTTATGGCGCTTTTGCCCCTGTGTTTGGGAAGCAGGGAGGGATGGTACTGGATGGAGCCACATCTGGGATAATTCAGTATCTCTGCAGGGATTATGTCTGTCACAAAGGCCAGGAGGTTCAAATCAGGTGCAAACATCTTGTACTGTTTCACAATTTCAGGATCCTTCATGCGCTTTGGCTGCACCACGGGGATACCCGAAGCCCAAGCCAACTCTTTGACCGGATTTCTTCCACCTGGTGGCTCCAAGGGCGTGTACACTACCACCACGTCTTCCTTTCTTTGAATCAAACGCCTGAGAACCTCCTCCCCGAAAGCTGCCTGAGCAAAAAGCGCTATTCTCATTCTCGAGTTCCCCCGCTTCTCACATACTCCTCTAGCGCATCTTTATCCTTATATCAGGATTCACCTCAACCAGTCTCTTGATTATCCCTTGAAGATCCTCATGGATGACAGAGCAAAAAAGATAAGCCTTTTCCCTCTCCAGTTTGAAACGCAAAAAACCCCACGGCAGGAAAGGTGGCTCCACCTGGCTGATATCCCCTGGCCTCAGGTACAAGACTCTTCTGAAACTGGTCAGCTCCAGCTCACCCTCTTCGCCCATTTCCAGCCTGTAAGATATGCCCAGGGAAAAATACCAGGTGAAGGCAAGCACGAAGGCTATCATGAACCACCAAAGCAGATCTCCACCCGCCCCTTGTTCACCTCTGGCCCAGATGAACCCCACAGAGACAGCAGTCCAGGCCCCCAGCAATGTGTAAAAACCCCACACCACGGCTCTGGGGGCCGCATAAACCAGCCTTGCCCCAGAGCCGCGTGCCTTCTTAGGAGGCCTCTTCCCTTTCACACTGCTATTGCCTCGAGCGGAAAACCCCTTCTTCAGCCCCTAAAAAAGTATTGGGGCACCCACATAATGATCTCAGGGAAGATAATGCAAAGAACCAGGCCTATGAACTGTAACCCCAGAAAGGCGGCTGCCCCCTTCCAGATGTCCGTGGTGGTAATTTCTTTGGGAGCAACCCCCTTGAGATAGAACAGGGCATAACCAAAAGGTGGGGTCAAGAAGGACATCTGGAGATTGACTGCAAAAAGAACCCCGAACCAGATGGGGTCAAAACCCAGTTTTCTGATGATGGGCCCGAAAAGGGGTACACAGAGCATGATTATGCCAACCCAGTCTATGAAGGCTCCCAGGAAGATAAGGATCAATTGCATAATCCATAGGATGACCCATCTGTCTAGCCCGGAGCCCACCAAAAGCTGGGTCACAAAGGCCCCTCCACCGGCCATGATGTAAAAAGCCACGAATATGTTGGCCCCGAACATGGTCCAGAGCACCATGGCACTGGATCTGAGGGTATTTTCACAAGCTTCGACTATACCCTTCCATTTTAGTTTCCCTTGTAAGAATGTGATGATTATGGCTCCAACAGCTCCCACCCCGGCTGCCTCGGTGGGAGCTGCTATGCCTAGCCAGATGGTTCCCAGAACCAGAAAGACCAATACCCCGGCAGGAATTATTGGGAAGAGAAGCTTTACCCTAGCCATCAAAGGCAGTCTCTCCTCCTTGGGTATGGGCGGGCCCATGATGGGATTCAGATAACAGCGGATGGATATGTATACTATGTATAGCCCTGCCAAAAGAAACCCTGGCAAGAAAGCTCCGGCATAAAGCTGCCCTATGGAGGAGTTGTCCACCATGCCGTACACTATGAGCATGACGCTAGGTGGTATGAGGATGCCCAGGGTGCCCCCTGCCAGAATGCTGCCTGTGGCTATGAATTTGTCATAACGGCGCTTGAGCATCTCAGGTAGGGCTATCACGCCCATGGTAACTTCGCTGGCGCCAATCACCCCTACCATGGCTGCCATCATGGTGCAGGCCAAAACAGATGCTGTTGCCACACCTCCCTTGAGACCCCCAAACCACTGGTAAACCATCTCGTAGATCTCAGCTATCAGACCTCCTCTCTCCAAGATGCAGGCCATGAATATGAAAAGAGGTATGGCCGCCAGGAGATAATTGGTCATAAGCCCGAATATCCTTGTGGGAACTATGTTCACAGCCATGGGCCCCTGGAGAAGTGCGGTGAAAACTACCCCCACCGTGCCGCAGGAGAAGGCCACAGGAAGCCCCAACATCAGCAGAAGCATCATGGATCCGAACATGGTAATGGTGATGGTCTCGATACTCATGTCAGCTTTCTCCCGGTTGCCACCATATGAATGTCTCTAATCAACCACACGATACCCTGTAGTATGAGCATCACGGCCCCAAAAGGCATCATGAATTTTATGGGATAATATGCTGGACCCCAGTCCGTGAAAGAACGCTCCCCTGATATTGCTATGCCCAGCACCTCGGCCCCGGCCTCCATGGTCTGGGAGCTCCAGTAGAACTGCCAAGATGTGTATAAAAGCACCACGCAAAAGAGAAAGAAAGGCACTGAAGTTATGAGGTCCAGTATTGCTCGGGTGCGCTCAGATCTGGTGGAGTAAAAAACATCCACCCTCACATGCGCCCTGTAATAGTGGGCATATCCTCCGGCAGCCACATAAAAGATGGCAAACAATAGGGTCATAAACTCATGGCCCCAGTTGGTAGGGGCCCTGAAAATATAACGCATGGTCACCTCAAAGGTTATGACGACCACGGCCAACAGGGTCACACCCACCATGAGCTTCCCAATAAATATGTTTGTCTTGTCAACGGCCATCATGAAGGTTCTTAGGGCTTTCATGCCTAGACTCCTACATTCTCTCCCAGCATATCCCCATGAGCTCCTGGCAGACTGGCTCCAACGCTCTTCTGGGCAAAAGAAGAGGGAGGGGATATTCCCCCCTCCCCCTTGCTTGTCAGATCTCCAGCTTCTTGCCCTCGGGATCCCTGAGATCGTCCTCTGTGTAGTAACCTATCTTCACGGATTTCATGTACTCCCACTGGCTCTTGAAGGCCTTCATGGCCAGAGGATGCTTCTTGGCCCACTCGACCCACAGCTTGGGAGCGAACTTCCTGAACTTGTTTATGTCCTCCTCCTTGAGCCTGATTACCTCCACCTTCTGTTCCTTCTGGAACTTCTCGAAGGCCTCGATGTCCGCCTTCTGGATGGCCGTGTACTGCTCCCAGGAGTGCTGCTTGACCGCAGCCTCAAAGATCTGCTGGAGATGTTTGGGGATCTTCTTCCAGACATTCATGTTGACCTCTACACTCATGAGGTCCACAGGCTGATGCAGGCACGGAGTGGAAGGGGGTCCCATGATGATGTACTTGGCTATCTCTCCAAAGCCAAGGTTATAGTTGACGGCTGCACCCACGAAGTCCGAAGCGTCTATGACGCCTTTCTCCAGTGCTGGGTAAACCTCGCCTCCGGGCAAAAGCACTGTTGAGACGCCGGCAGCCTTGTAAATATCGGCTATGATTCCCCCGGGGTACCTGATCTTCTTGCCCTTGAATTCCTCGAAGGATCTGATGGGAATCTTGGAGTGGATCAGGTTGTCGTCATGCTGAATGGGCCCCACGTAATACAGGTTGTGAGCCCCGTAAGCTTCTCTTGCTATTTCTTTGCCACCCAGTGTCTCGTACCAGGTCTCCCACTGGTCGGGCCTGTCCATGCCGAATGGGTAAGAAGAAAGGAAGGTGCAGGCAGGAACCTTGCCGGGCCAATACACGTCAAAACAATGGTACGCATCAAAAACACCTGCCTTGACAGCATCGAACATCTCGAAGGTGCCCACAATGGCCCCTGCAGGGAAGCCCTCCACAATAAGCTTCCCCTCGCTCAGCTCTCCCACCAGCTTGCAAAATTTCTTGAACTCATCGAAGCCAATGGTCCCCGCATCCCAGACCGTCTGCATCTTGAGCTTGATGGGTTGCTGGGCCGAGACCCTCATGACAGCCGGGAACCCGATGGTGCTTGCAGCTCCTCCGGCCACAGCAGCAGCCTTAAGGAAACCGCGCCTAGAGGTGCTCTTCTCTTTCTTCTCCTTTTCGCTCATGGCCTCCTCCTTTTGGGTTCTGAAAAGATCCTCAGAGGAAAGATCCCCCTTTGGATCCCTGGCCCACCGGACCTTCCCAGTGGGTGAATTCGGGATCCCACTCCTTCCAGCCTCTGTGTGCTTTGCAACCTCCTTTTTCAGTTACAGGGCCTTGGGGCTTTACCCCTTTGTCCCTCGGGTTCATGAGTGGTGGGGTCCCTTCTCGTAGTCCTCCTTCAATACGTTTTCCCAGCCCTTGATAAAGCCGTACACCACGAATCCCAAGACAGCGAGCACCAAGATCCCAACAACGAACAAAGTGGTATTATAAGGGATAGTGAACATAGTGGTACCCATCTTGACACCTCCCTTGCTCTTTTAACCCCAGTCTTTAATCCCATGAGCTGTTGGGTATTGGATCCTTGTCACATTATATGTGACAGGGTTGCGCATATTGTAACTGGACTGTCATTTGGCTGTCAAGACTATATTTGGGCCTACACTTTCAAGTTCCCAAACCTTCTCATCTGCTCATTATCCGGTTATGCTCCTTGGGAGTTAGCATTCCGCCAGGGTGCAAGCCAACATCATAACCCTTCAGGATCCCTAAGTAAGCTCGAACCATTGACACTTAACCTCTCTGTTTGCTAAAGTATTGCATTATTTATGACATGGTCACATATTTCGAGCTTATGAAAAAGGCTATCATTATGGAGGAAAAGGCCTATTACAAGGTTTCTTCGCTGGAGCGAGGGCTTCGAATTCTGGAGCTTCTTGCACAGCATGGAAGCTTGAAGGTTTCTCAGGTGGCTTCTCTGTTGGGCACGCACAGAAGTGCAGCCCACAGGTTTTTGGCAACACTCAAGGAGCTGGGTTACGTGGTCCAGGACGCCTCATCCCGCTACAGGCTTTCTTTCCGGCTCTTCGAGATGGGCATCGCCATGGTAAACGCCTTGGGCATCCGGCAAATAACCAGACCCT
The nucleotide sequence above comes from bacterium. Encoded proteins:
- a CDS encoding cytidylate kinase family protein — encoded protein: MHFITFSRRYGAGGGEVARWVAQKMGYKFYDTDAIEYKAGELGFREAIREMEERPPSFFQRIFSSKPTVDLDRLNSVIYELAKQGDAVFLGWGSHMLLRAFDCAFHVRVIASKEKRIQNLVGRGVNPEDAPKLIERADHDREAFIKFAFGANWEDPDLYDLVINMNKMSVELAVETVVRAAKSDEIKACSVDAMRHIEMMALKSRIEAAIMEAGLAYGHTLSISVEISEPGVAELMGFVEDKAGLEKAQKVVEGVPGVKKVLNRLKLVPTTRYA
- a CDS encoding TRAP transporter small permease subunit, which encodes MKALRTFMMAVDKTNIFIGKLMVGVTLLAVVVITFEVTMRYIFRAPTNWGHEFMTLLFAIFYVAAGGYAHYYRAHVRVDVFYSTRSERTRAILDLITSVPFFLFCVVLLYTSWQFYWSSQTMEAGAEVLGIAISGERSFTDWGPAYYPIKFMMPFGAVMLILQGIVWLIRDIHMVATGRKLT
- the dctP gene encoding TRAP transporter substrate-binding protein DctP is translated as MSEKEKKEKSTSRRGFLKAAAVAGGAASTIGFPAVMRVSAQQPIKLKMQTVWDAGTIGFDEFKKFCKLVGELSEGKLIVEGFPAGAIVGTFEMFDAVKAGVFDAYHCFDVYWPGKVPACTFLSSYPFGMDRPDQWETWYETLGGKEIAREAYGAHNLYYVGPIQHDDNLIHSKIPIRSFEEFKGKKIRYPGGIIADIYKAAGVSTVLLPGGEVYPALEKGVIDASDFVGAAVNYNLGFGEIAKYIIMGPPSTPCLHQPVDLMSVEVNMNVWKKIPKHLQQIFEAAVKQHSWEQYTAIQKADIEAFEKFQKEQKVEVIRLKEEDINKFRKFAPKLWVEWAKKHPLAMKAFKSQWEYMKSVKIGYYTEDDLRDPEGKKLEI
- a CDS encoding 4Fe-4S dicluster-binding protein; translated protein: MAKPITQITWKELEPGCVIVEPGNAREYRTGDWRTVGHPKVDTERCIKCAQCYIFCPDAAIERNEQGYFLPNLYYCKGCGICAHECPVKCIEMVPEGE
- the porB gene encoding pyruvate synthase subunit PorB, with the protein product MTEIKAYGPKNLPLEELFAPGHRACQGCAEVLALRLALKALGKDTVVANATGCMEIVSTPLPTTSWVVPYIHVGFENAAAVCSGVEAGLKALMRKARLPKKQIHCVAIAGDGGTADIGMQALSGALERGHDMVYICLDNEAYMNTGIQRSSSTPYGAMTTTSPPGRLSFGQSTQKKNVAEIAAAHGIPYVATACPSYPWDLMKKVQKAALVEGPAYVHILSVCPTGWRSQPEESIELGKLAVASRVFPLYEVENGRYRFTPKPPKQVPVIDYLKKQGRFRHLTDKMIEEIQKNVDEQFCRLEAKVRISLEASQEPQE
- a CDS encoding methionyl-tRNA formyltransferase, translating into MRIALFAQAAFGEEVLRRLIQRKEDVVVVYTPLEPPGGRNPVKELAWASGIPVVQPKRMKDPEIVKQYKMFAPDLNLLAFVTDIIPAEILNYPRCGSIQYHPSLLPKHRGKSAINWAVIQGEKKTGLSIFWVDEGIDTGPILLQKEVEISEDDTTGSLYFNKLFPLGVDALMEALDLVKEGRAPRVPQDESQATYEPPCEEEHARVNWNSPLRSIYDLVRGCDPQPGAWSLLKGTKVKLYSARPMYETSGFRQGQAGEILRLDDKGVWVAAGEGVLLVGKLKPQGGNKMDALTLAKELAIGEKDRFQ
- a CDS encoding TRAP transporter large permease subunit, which produces MSIETITITMFGSMMLLLMLGLPVAFSCGTVGVVFTALLQGPMAVNIVPTRIFGLMTNYLLAAIPLFIFMACILERGGLIAEIYEMVYQWFGGLKGGVATASVLACTMMAAMVGVIGASEVTMGVIALPEMLKRRYDKFIATGSILAGGTLGILIPPSVMLIVYGMVDNSSIGQLYAGAFLPGFLLAGLYIVYISIRCYLNPIMGPPIPKEERLPLMARVKLLFPIIPAGVLVFLVLGTIWLGIAAPTEAAGVGAVGAIIITFLQGKLKWKGIVEACENTLRSSAMVLWTMFGANIFVAFYIMAGGGAFVTQLLVGSGLDRWVILWIMQLILIFLGAFIDWVGIIMLCVPLFGPIIRKLGFDPIWFGVLFAVNLQMSFLTPPFGYALFYLKGVAPKEITTTDIWKGAAAFLGLQFIGLVLCIIFPEIIMWVPQYFFRG
- a CDS encoding transketolase C-terminal domain-containing protein — translated: MGKRVGMEVSIAVAEAACQADVDVVAAYPITPQTHIVEHLSELVADGHLDAEFVPVESEHSALSVCIGSSAAGARTFTSTSSQGLALMNEVVYIASSLRLPIVMVVSNRSLSAPLSIWNDHSDVMSVRDTGWIQVFAENGQEAYDHVFWAFRVGEDRRVLMPVMIHMDGFILSHMVEPLEMVDKDLVKKYIPPFEPIHRLHPDKAVTMGAFALPELYTEAKKAQDEALKASWPVILEGWKQWGELTGRNYKPVETYRTEDAQAVLITMGSMGETACEAVDRMRAQGKAVGAVKIRLWRPFPFSQVREAVGKAKLAVVFDRCVSYGGPGGPVASEIRAAFYGEMVRPRVANFIGGLAGRDVSPQDFQNMLEKALSTEEDRQEAYQIYGVRE